The sequence aacaccaCAGGGGTTCCAGAATGTTGTTAAGCTGTCTAAAGCAAACTCACAGTTTGCAATGGACATGTACAAGTTTCTGACAGATGGAAAACTTGGCAAAAATGTCTTCTTTTCACCAATCAGCATATCGACGGCATTAGCAATGACACATCTTGGAGCACGTGGAAATACATCAACGCAGATGAGTAACGTGATGAGATTCAACGAGATGGAAGAAGCACAGTTGCATACAACATTCCAAGAGTTCAATTCTATGTTGTACAGTGCTGACAGACCCTACACAATCAAATCAGCCAATCGTCTCTTTGGCCAAGAAAGTTACACCTTCTTGCAAGAGTTCCTTGATGCCACAGCCAAACACTACAGTGCCCAGCTGAAACCAGTTGACTTTGCCAAAAAAACAGAAGAAGCCAGGTTGTTGATAAATACATGGGTGGAGGAACAAACGGAGGGTAAAATTAAGGACTTAATAGCGTCAGGATCATTGGATCCACTGACCACATTAGTTCTTGTTAATGCTATTTATTTCAAAGGGAATTGGGCCAGCAAGTTCAAAACAGAAGAAACCAAAATAGCTGATTTCTTCATCACCAAGGAGGATAAAGTTGAAGTGTCTATGATGCACCAAAAGGGGAAATTTAATTTTGGGTTTGATAGGGACTCCAGTTGTCAGATTCTTGAATTACCATACATAGGTGGCCACCTTAGTATGGTTTTGATTTTGCCAACTGCAGTAGATGGGTTGCAGAAAGTTGAGACGAAATTAAATGCTGATGTTTTAAATACATGGCCAAAGATGATGTCAAACACCACGGTAATAGTATCTATTCCCAAGTTCAAGTTAGAGCAAGCCTTTATTATGAATAAAGAATTAGCTGCCATGGGAATGAGTGACCTGTTTAATGCAGGTAAAGCTGACCTATCAGGAATCAATGGTAACAATGAACTCtatgtgtcaaaggtcatacataAAGCATTCGTTGAGGTCAATGAGGAGGGCACTGAGGCAGCAGCTGCAACAGCAGTAGTGATGCGTAAACGCTCATTAGATATGCCCGCTCAATTTATTGCCAATCACCCATTCATTTTCGTAATTCGGGATAACCGAACCAATGCAATACTCTTCATGGGCCGTTATAGTCACCCTCCCAGTAATGGCAATGGAAGGGATGAGCTGTAAATGCATGTCTTGTCAAAATAAGTTCCAGAAAGGTCATACAAAATAAGAATAGTGATTTCAATGTTAGGACCAATGACAAAATAGGCATTGTTACAATGTTAGTGTTGAAGTTTCAAATTTAGTTTACAATAATTCCATAGAGCAAATACCTAACTTTATATTTACTTGTTTTTTGACATGAACAAGAAGTTTGGTTTGCAAGGAATTTACTTCCTTTAGCATTTTTCTTCATGTGTAAATGTTTGTTACAACAAAAGTATTTACTTGATAAATTTCAGTTTCTGTTCAAACTGTAGCTATGTTCTGTAAAGTAAGACTTCTGTTGAGACAAACAACACTTTATTTCAGACAAACTGTCTTTTATCTCATCCTCACTGTACTTGGGTGTGCTAATGTATATATGCTAATCACTGATGTTACCAATCTGatgattagattagattaatcTGATGATTAGATAAGATCAATCTGATGATTAGATTAGCAAGTTGCTTCATTTAAtcattattttcacttgaattaTCCTTTCTTTTAcaagtttaagtttttgtgATCAGCACACCAAGAATTGAATTAACCAGGCAACGTAATCAtcagattatttttttattttaattcagCAACACAGAGTACATCTCAAAGTGTAAAAGATTGAGATGAAAGAAATCAAGTACAAACACAGAAATAGTGGATCTCAAAAAGACAAACTGACAATACTTTACTACTCACATAACAAGTTGCAAGCATTTACAagatacaagatacaagaaaactttattATCTCACGTAgagaaattattaaaataaagatacaataagtacaaaataaaatgtacaaatgggCACTGCACTAGTAGTACTGTCAAAGTATAGAAAATTTCAAGACAATTTCAAATTCCTATAACAGAGGTTTAGATACTGTTAATGTAGTctgtttgaaaatattataaacacaaacaaacaaacaatcaaacaaacaaaccaaccaataGTCAAAATTGACTGAAATAGGAAAGTTTTCCATTGGTTTGTCATGGATGGGTGCTATTGTATCaatcaactatttttttttgtatacagTGACTTGTAAGTCAATAAagtatattatgttatattgaGGTAGTCCAGTGTTTAGTTGTATGTGgtcaaggattgtgtgtgtgtgtgtgtgtgtgtgcagatgatcgtagtaatcgtaACACCGTCAcgtcatataggaactagagtatacatatgtacatgtatagtagtccatgagtttaaaatgatatttcatttaccatgcatattttatttgtgtgtttatttataatttatttatttattttgcaacacTGTGGTTCCTGGGCTCAGAGTCCCTGCTGTGGTTACATGAATGTCCTATCATAGCTCACATTGTCACAATTGTCTCGTACATATTCCGGAAGAACAATTTTTCATATAAAGTTCAGTCAAAATATGTGTTTGAGTAGTATTATTGTTCAAAATAAACACTCATGTATTATTTTAGTGTGACCTCAGACTAGACCACTAAAGGTGTGACTAATGCACATGTGACACAGACGTTGCACGTGAGGTCAAAGTTCGGAATAAGAGTACGTCATCATACAGCGATGACACATGCGCCGTGACACTTTGACCCCAGTAATCAACATGGAGACGGTAGTCGAAGAAGTAGTTTCCCCAGAGGATCTCAAGGTAACTTTAATTTTCTATGTTCGAAATTTGACAACGTGCTGTCCAAGTCTGTCAAGAGGAAATATTGAAACTGTCACCAAatattgtttgtgttttatgACGTTGTTGTGGCTAAATTTCAGAAAGGGCACTTCCGGAACACATCATGACTTCATCAACACGATCAGTGGATCACTTGCGAAGTGACTTGGGATTTCCCACCTGAAAAGGACTATGCCCACGTACCTCGTCCACAGTGCACCCAACCAATTTTTGAACACATTTCTCTTGTTGAAACAGTTTTATTCACTTCACTGGACTCTTCTTGCATTAAAAGCGGTTTGTAGGTATTAAACAAATGACGAAACATGATTGGGACAAAGTGATGTCTGATGACATGGCATTGATCACGATGTGCTATCAGTTTCGTTTTTGTACTGTTGTTTCCATACAGTATAGTTTTATGCCACAAATATGAACATTAATAGCAGTTCAGAAATGATAAACCAAATATTTAAGTTTTTCAAAAATGCATGTGTAGTCTATCATTATAACTCGCTGACATATCATATGAAAGAACTTGACCAGACCACTTAGACTTAGATCTCCCCAACGTCCAAAATGAGACTAATGTAATAGTACCATAGTATCACTCTGTCATAGGaacatagtctggatgccaactgtggttgctaaaggtataaatcataacgatactgtatgaAACTAGAATAAAGGAACATATCATAGCAGTATCATCTGCATCTCCATACTATTGCGGACTGTATCACCACATAATTTATATATCGTATCAACATTTTGTTTGGGAGCCCTGATAATACTACTATTGAACCCAAATAGAATTTATTTGCTGCAATTCAGTTGCAACCATAATTACTTTGTGTGCAATTAGTTTAACTATTTGATATCACAATCTGTTTCTTTTTCTAGAAATTTGAGAGACTCTTCAATGAAGAGGCTGCTAAAGGTGATGTCAGTTCTAAAACAACATTTGAATATGCATGGTGTTTGATTCGTAGTAGGTATCTACGAGATATGCAGAAAGGTGTGGCACTACTAGAACAGTTGTACATCAAAGGAGACGATGAAAGTCAGCGAGATTATCTGTTTTATCTAGCTATAGGAAACTACAGACTAAAGGTGAGATTAATTATTTTATCT comes from Glandiceps talaboti chromosome 11, keGlaTala1.1, whole genome shotgun sequence and encodes:
- the LOC144441884 gene encoding leukocyte elastase inhibitor-like isoform X1, which encodes MVTTIFLALLVITVTMATPQGFQNVVKLSKANSQFAMDMYKFLTDGKLGKNVFFSPISISTALAMTHLGARGNTSTQMSNVMRFNEMEEAQLHTTFQEFNSMLYSADRPYTIKSANRLFGQESYTFLQEFLDATAKHYSAQLKPVDFAKKTEEARLLINTWVEEQTEGKIKDLIASGSLDPLTTLVLVNAIYFKGNWASKFKTEETKIADFFITKEDKVEVSMMHQKGKFNFGFDRDSSCQILELPYIGGHLSMVLILPTAVDGLQKVETKLNADVLNTWPKMMSNTTVIVSIPKFKLEQAFIMNKELAAMGMSDLFNAGKADLSGINGNNELYVSKVIHKAFVEVNEEGTEAAAATAVVMRKRSLDMPAQFIANHPFIFVIRDNRTNAILFMGRYSHPPSNGNGRDEL
- the LOC144441884 gene encoding leukocyte elastase inhibitor-like isoform X2, yielding MATPQGFQNVVKLSKANSQFAMDMYKFLTDGKLGKNVFFSPISISTALAMTHLGARGNTSTQMSNVMRFNEMEEAQLHTTFQEFNSMLYSADRPYTIKSANRLFGQESYTFLQEFLDATAKHYSAQLKPVDFAKKTEEARLLINTWVEEQTEGKIKDLIASGSLDPLTTLVLVNAIYFKGNWASKFKTEETKIADFFITKEDKVEVSMMHQKGKFNFGFDRDSSCQILELPYIGGHLSMVLILPTAVDGLQKVETKLNADVLNTWPKMMSNTTVIVSIPKFKLEQAFIMNKELAAMGMSDLFNAGKADLSGINGNNELYVSKVIHKAFVEVNEEGTEAAAATAVVMRKRSLDMPAQFIANHPFIFVIRDNRTNAILFMGRYSHPPSNGNGRDEL
- the LOC144442385 gene encoding mitochondrial fission 1 protein-like, with translation METVVEEVVSPEDLKKFERLFNEEAAKGDVSSKTTFEYAWCLIRSRYLRDMQKGVALLEQLYIKGDDESQRDYLFYLAIGNYRLKEYSKALNYVRAILKNEPKNHQAKELEKLIKGKMNKEGLMGMAIVGGAALAIGSLVGIGVALAKKS